Part of the Paracoccus sp. S3-43 genome, GGCCTCGGCCATATCGGCCGTCGGGGCGCTGTAAATCCGGCGCAGATCGGCGGCCACGCCCTTGCGGTCCTTCCAGGAACAGAAGTTCAGGGAATGGCGCACCAGATGCATCGAGCCATGGGAACGCCACTGGTCCGAGTGACCATGGCGAGGGCAGGTCTGGACCATGGCGTTCGGGAAGGCCGCGCTGATCGCCTCGGGGAAACCCTTCAGCCCGTCCACGACCGCGATCAGGACGTCCTGCGTGCCCCGGTTCTTCAGCTCGTTCATCACCGAGAGCCAGAACTTGGCGCCTTCATTTTCGGCGACCCACAGGCCCAGAACCTCGCGCAGGCCGTCTCGAGTGACGCCGAGGGCGACATACACGGCCTTGTTCTTCACCGTCCGGCTGTCGGCATCGCGGATCTTCACCCGCAGGGCGTCGAAGATCACGATCGGATACATCCGCTCCAACGCCCGGCTCTGCCATTCCCGGACCTCGTCCAGGACGGCGTCAGTGACGCGGCTGATCAGGTCGGGCGAGACCTTCAGGCCATAGAGATCGAGCAGATGGGCCTGGATATCCCGGACTGTCAGCCCGGCCGCGTAGAGTCCGATGATCTTGCCATCCATCCCGTCGATTCCGGGTCTGGCCCTTCTTCACCAGTTCCGGTTCGAAGCTGCTGTCGCGGTCGCGGGGCACCGCAACCGGCATCTCGCCGTCCTGCCCCTTCAGCACCTTGGTCGAGGCGCCATTCCGGCGGATGCTCTGACCCGGAGGGGCTTCCTTGCCATCTTCATAGCCAAGATGCGCCGTCAGCTCCGCGCCCAGCATCCGCTCCATCAGCTTGATCTTCAACTCTTTCATCAGCCCGCTGTCGCCGAGCAGGTCCTCAGGGCGCTTTACTCCCTTCAGCAGTTCGTCCAGCAGTTCCTTGGAAATCGTCATGCATGCTTCCTTTCGAAGAAGCATGGACCGGATCTCTCATACACAGAAGATCTGACACTCTCATGGAAAGCACCATGAAGGGCACCAGCACATGCGCCAGTCCGACATAGACCATCAGCTCTGTATCGACGATGCGCAGCGGGCGCGCCACCAGGCCCCACTCGACGAGCCAGTTGTTGATGAGGCCCCTGCGGGCGAACAGCACGGTCCAGCCGAAGGTGCGCATGATGATGGATGTCAACAGTGGCGCGATCAGGCAGAAAACGATGACCGTGTTCCAGCGGCCGTCCGCGACCGGCTCCGCCACCTCGCCGGGCAGGATGTTCGCCGTGCCGAGGAATTCGGAGACGAAGCGCGTGCGCGGCTGTTCGTAGACCTCGATCGGCGTTCCGATCTGCACCACGCGCCGGGTCGACATCACGGCGATGCGATCGCTCATGGTCAGCGCCTCTTCCTGGTTGTGGGTGACGAGGATGGCGGTGATCCCCAGCTTCTTCTGAATCTCGCGCAACTCGAACTGCATGCTTTCACGCAGGCTCTTGTCGAGCGCGCCGAGCGGCTCCTCGAGCAGCAGAATCGCCGGATCGGTCACGAGCGAGCGCGCCAGCGCGACGCGCTGCTGCTGGCCGCCGGAAAGCTGGTGTGGACCTGTCCCAGTTCCGTTCCGGTCTTCAAAGAGCGATGCTCGCCAAAATGGAGACCGAATATGGCAGTGACACACAGCGACGAGTTCAAGCGCGATGCGGTCCGGTGTCCGACGAGGAGGCGGCTGACCCCGAGAAACGTCACCAAAGCCGGGCAATGGTATCGTGCCGACCGGCACGACTGCGCGCTGTCCTCTCAAGGCGCAATGCCTGCCCCGGGGCGCGCCATCCCGCCGGGTGTGCATATCGTGACAAACCACGCGGCCATCCTGCGCGCTCGACGCAAATGCCTGTCCGTAGCGCGCCTTTCCCATGGTCGGCCGGCCGCTGGCGGTCAACTCCGCCGAGGCGCGCTTCGCGCCCTATTCGGCCGGCTGAACACGGGTCTGCCGCGCCAGCCGGATGAAGCCTGCGACGTGATCGGTGGCCTCGTCGCCGCGCCGGATGCCCAGATGGATCGACTTCGGCAGCCCGTCGCCGATCCGCACGGCACGGATCGGGCGATCGGTGCCTTGCCATGAAGCAGCCGGTCGGGGATGGCGCCGCCCTTTGCCCTGCTGCCCGCGATCCTGCCAGCCTATGAGCGGGTGTCGCGCAAGCTGGCCGAGGCGGGCGCGATATGGGGCCAGATCAACGAGCCGGCGCTGGTCACCGACCTGTCGGACGCACAGCGCCGGGCTTTCGCCGCCGCCTATCAGGCGCTGCATCGGGCGGGGCCGAAACTGCTGGTCGCCCGCTATTGCGGAATGGCCGCTTTCCTGGTGCCCCTCGCACCGGAAATGGGTGATCGCTGCGGCAGGTCTCTTGACTCGCGGATCGCCGTTCGGGCCTGCCTTCCCGGACGCGGGCGACCAGTGGCGTCGTCGGCCGTCGCTCACCGCTTACAGGTGCGGGGGCAGCCCCGGCCTTGTCCCTGCCGCGATGGGCAACAAAGCGGCCTGTGCCGACCAGACGAAGCGATCGCATCCGCGTCATCCCTGCGACTCCAGCAAGCGGCGCAGTTGCGTCGTGACCCGTTCGGGTTCATCCCGATAGCTGAAAAACTGGCTGTAACGGCCCTCGCGGTCGAACAGCATCACAGAGGCGCTGTGATCCATCGAATAGCCGCCGTCTTTCAGCGGCACCTTCCGGGCGGAGATCCTGAAGGCCATCAGCGCCTTGGCGGTCTCCTCGACCGATCCGGTCACGCCCGTGGCACCGGGCAGCCACGAGACGTAATCGCGCAGCACCTCCGGCGTATCGCGTTCGGGGTCAACGGTGACGAACCAGACCTTCAGCCCGTCGGCGAGGGGGCCGAGGTCGTCCTTCCAGCCCATGATCTCGCCCATGGTGGTCGGGCAGACGTCGGGACAATGGGTGAAGCCGAAAAAGACCAGCGAGGGCTGGCCCTTCAGGCTGGCTTCGGTAAAGGGCTGGCCCTCGGTCGTCTCCAGCCGATAGTCGCCTTGCCCCAGATCGACGGCGGCCAGCGTCTCCTGTGGGTCGGGAGGGGCGGGAAGAAACAGCCGGGTCGCCGCCAGGCCCGTCAGCAGGACCAGCCCCCACAAGGCGATGCGCAGAATGCGCAGGGTCTTTCGCGGCATCCCCCGAGGAGCCTGCCTGGCAGGCGTTGCGCGCCCGCCCCGCTTCGCCGTCTCAGTCCTCTTCGACATGAGGCACCCCGTCGAATGGCGCGAAAGCCTTTCCCTGTTCGGGCGGCGGTTTCGCCTGGGCCTCATGCGCCGCAGGGCCGTGACGCGCGGAATGGGCGGGGGCGGCGTGATCCCTGTCCGCCCGGCCGCGCGCATGGATGCCGAGGATGTCGAAGCGAACCGGCACGTCGCCGGCCTTTTCGAAATGCAGCACCATGTCCAGCGTGTCGCCCTCGACCAGCGGCTCGGTCAGGCCGACCAGCATCAGATGCATACCGGCAGGGGCCATCGTCACCGCCGCCCCCGCCGGGATCGGCAGGCCATCGGGAAGCTCACGCATGGTCATCACGCCGTCCTTCTCGGCCGTCTCGTGCATCTGGACCGCCTTGCCGACAGGGGCCGTCACCGAGACCAGCCGGTCATCCGTCGCGCCGTGATTTGTGACCGTCAGATAGGCCCCGCCCACCGGCGCGCGCGGCGGCGTGGCGCGGGCGAAGGCCCCCGAGACCGTCAGGTCGCCCGCCTGCACCTCGGCATGGGCGGCATGGGCGGGAAGGGCCAGCGCGGGCAGGGCCGCCAGAACCGTGCCCAGCATCAGGTTGCGCAGAAAATGCTTCATGCCGTTCGTCCTTTCAGTCGATGTCGAGCGTGCCGCCCAGCGTCGCCATCTGAAACCGCGACAGCCGGATTTCGACCTCGACGGTCCAGGTGCCGGGCAGCGGCAGAACAAGGTCGGGAACCAGCCAAACGCCTTCGTCGCCCTTCCTCGCGGCGGCTGGCCGGGTCATGGGCTCGATCCCGCGTTCGGGCATCGACAGGCTCAGGGTGACGGCAAGCGGCTGGAGGGGCGCCATGTCGCCATCCGTGACCTGGATCTCGACCGAGACGGGACCGGCGGCGCCGGGGGTCACGATCAGGTTGGCCATGGCCTGGTCCGAATGCAGATGCCCGTAGGCCGCCGGCATCGCGGCATGGGCCTGGGCCAGCGCGCGGGGCGGCGGGGTAAAGCGCCAGCCCGCCGTCAGCCCAAGGATCGCCAGCGCCAGCAGCAGCTCCGCCGCGATGGACCGGCGCATCGCCTTTCCGGCGGCGCCGTCGCCCGCCAGCGCCGGTGCCGTCAGCGTCCAGCGGTTGAAACCCGCCAGCGCGAAGATCGCGGCCAGCAGGGTCAGCTTGGCGGCAAGGATAAAGCCGTAAGGCGTCAGCCATTGCGCCGGATCGCGGCCCAGTTGCACCACGGCCAGCGCAAGGCCCGAACCCAGCAGCAGGATCACCGCGAAGGGGATCGCGGCCGAGAACCGGCGCAGCCCTGCGGCCCCTTCGCGCAGCGACAGCGCCAGCGGGATCAGCGCGCCGATCCAGAAGCACAGCGCCGCCAGATGCAGAAAGACCATCGGCCGGGTCATCCAGCGCGGTTGGGCCGTGCCCGCGTGACCGCTGGCGGCATGGGACGCGGCCAGCAGCGCCAGCGCGATCCAGGCCAGTCCGCGGAACCGCAGCGACAGCAGGGCCAGCGCCGCCGCCGCCATCGCCAGGGCCACGCTGGGGCCGAAGCTGGTGCCCCAGGCGGCCGCCCAGGGGGCGGCGGTGAACAGCGCGCCAAGGCCCAGCCCCAGCGCGTCCAGCCCGTGCAGGCCCAGATAGGCCGGGGCCGCGACGAACCCGGCCCAGGCCGCCAGCCCGACCGGCCGCCGGGCTTTGCCGGACAGGCCCGCCACCGCGCCGAACAGCGCGCCGCCGACGCCCAGAACCAGCCCCGAGGTCATCGCAAAGCGCGCCAGCCAGATCGCGGCGCGGACGGCGGGATCGCCCTGCGGCGCCGCAGCCGCCGCGCCGGTCACCACCCCCACCGAGAACACCAGCGCCCCGGCAATCGGATGCCCGTCATCCGAGGCCACCCGCCAGGACAGGACATGCGTGCCTTGACCCAGTGGGGGCAGGGGAATGACCAGTTCCTGCGCGCCGGGCACCCGATCCGTCAGGTCGCTTTCCGTCCCGTCCGGCGCGATCAGGCGGATCGCCAGCGGCGCGACGGCTTCGTTGAAGGTCAGGCTGGCCGATTCCGGCGCCGTGCCCAGCAGGGCGTTGTCGGCGGGGGCCGTGGATTGCAGCACCGCATGGGCATGGACCGCCCCGGCCATTGTCAGCAGCAGGATCTGGACCAGCGCAAGGATCTGCAGGCGGAACGGTCGGGTCATGGCGATCTCCGGCTGGGGCGGGGGCCGCGGGTCGCGCCCCCCGCCATGGCATCATGGGGTCAGTGCGCGGCGCCTTCGATCAGCTTCAGGCGGGGTGCGGGCATGTCGGCGTCGGGGTTGCCGGTGGTGTCGATCCAGGCCTCTTCCCCATTGGCGCATTCCTGCACGGCCGGGAACCAGAAGGTCGAGCCGGGTTCCAGATCCTTGCCGAAGCTGCCCCGGAAGACGAATTCGTCGTAGAACTCGTTCGGCAGATTGCCGCCGGACCAGACGATTTCCTTCACGCCTTCGGTGAGGGTGGCGCCGTGATTCTCGAAGGGTTTTTCGTAGGCGCCCTTGACCACCTCCAGAGTCCAGCCCGGTTTGGGCATCGGCTTGACGTTATAGAAACCTTCGGGGATCTGGACGCGCACCGTATGGGTGGCCTGATCGCCGCAGCCATGCGGCACGCGCAGCACGGCCTTGTAGGTCGAGCCGACGGGGGCCTGTTGCACTTCCAGCGTGGCATGGGCCAGCACCGGCGAGGCGAGCGTGGCAAGCGTCATGGCAAGGACGGTTTTGCGGAACATGATGTCTCTCATTCGTTGGATGGGGTTGTCGGTGTTGCGCGCGCGCCGGCAAGGGGACGGCCAGCGCGGTCGCGAAGCCGATGGTGACGGGCCGGTCGGCAAGGCGCGCGACCGAGCGCGGCAAAGCATGGCTCGGGAAACGGGAATGGCAGGGAAACCCGCCGCGCCCCGCTGGGGCCCCGCTGGGGGCTGCGGCGGGCGGATGGGTTCGGGCCAGCCGAAAAACCCGCGCTCAGGTTCGTGCCGGAGGTGCTCTTGGCTGTCTCGGCAGCCATGCCTGCGCCGCCACCAGCGGCGCCCGGTCCTGCGGGATCACGACATCATGCGACAGTGGCAGAAGGTCGGCCAAGGCGAAGGGCGGGGGTGGCAGGGCGATTTCGCTTTTGCCGATGCCCTGCGCGGGACAGACCGGGGGCGGGTGGTCGGGCCGGTCCTGGTCCTGCGCAAGGGTGACGCAGATCGACCAGGCGCCAGAGATCTCGTGGCCCGCCTTTGCCATCTCGCGCAAAAGCCCGGCTGCCTGATGAAGGGGCGCAAACAGCGACAGCATCCACAACGCCAGCACGGCCAAGGCCATGCCGATCTCGCAGCCGACCGTTCTGCCTGTGCGGGTATGCGGCATGTGTCCCCCCTTTCGCCGAAGCTTATGACGCCGGACCGTCAAGAACAACGCCGCGGGAATGCGGGTGGACATCATGCCGCAAGGCGCTTGCTGGAATGCCGTAGCCGCCTGTCAGAACAGGCCAAGCCCCTCGACCGCCAGAAGGGCAACGACCATCCCGGCCAGCAGTTCGAACCCCGCCGCCACAGCGCGCAGGGCGGCGGATTCGGCCACACCCGCCAGTGCGCCGCTGCGCAGGAAGGTTCCCATGACCGCGACCAGAAGGGTCAGGCAGGCGGTGCCGGCCGCCATCGCGAAGGCGCCTGCGATCCCGGCGGCCAGGATGTTCATCTGCCATGTCAGCACCAGAAGCAGGATCGCGCCGCTGCACGGGCGGATGGCGATCGCCAGGATGACCGAGGCGAGTTCCCGCCAGCTGGTCGCCGCGTCGATCGCTTGGGGCGAGGGCGCGTGGGCATGGCCGCAGCTTGCGCAAAAGGCGTGGTCGCCGTGGCCGTGATGCGGGTGACCCGCAGCGGCCACACGATGATGAGACGACGCGAGGGCTGTCGCCAGGGCCAGGCCGCGCCGCGCGCCGCGAAAGGCCAGCCACAGCCCGATCAGCAGAATCGAGATCAGGCTGAACTGCGTCAGCGTCGTTTCGGCCAATGCGGTCAGCTGCTGCCGGGTCATCGAGAACAGGCCGATGCCGCCCAGCACCAGCAGGACCGCCGTCAGCGCCTGGCCCAGCGATGCCGCGACCGTGGCGCCGGCCAGCCGCCCCATCCCGACCGGGCGCGCGGCGCCATAGGCCCCGACCAGGAACTTGCCATGGCCGGGACCGACCGCATGAACGAAGCCGTAGCCCCAGCACAGGCCCAGAAGCCCGGCCCAGGCCCCGCCCTCGCCGGTCTTCAGCGCCCGCAGGCTGCGCGCCAGGCCGTTCTGGAAATCGCGCTGCATGGCGGTTGCCCCGGCGACGATCTGCGCGTGATGCTGCCAGATCAGCGCCAGCAGCAGCAGCGCGGCCAGGCCCGCCGCCAGGATCATCGCGCGCCGCATGTGACCTCGAACCGCTCGGCAAAGCTCACCCCGACATCGGCCATGCTCATGATCGTCAGCGAGTCGGCCTGGAAATCCAGTTCCTGCAACGCGGCCAGAAGCTCCTCTTGCCCCGAGGTTTCGGGAAGGCGGCGGATCACGCGGCAGCCGCTCAGCCCCTCGACGGTCGGCTCGCGCGGGGTGTCGTAGGCGACGAAGTATTCGGGATCATAGAGCCGCAGCTGCACCGGATGGGCAGCCGTCACCGCCACCGGCTTTTTCAGAGGCCGGACATGCGAGGTGATGATGCGTCCCTGGGCATAATGCGCCGCATGGGCTTTCGGCCGGCCCAGCGGCACCGGCCGGCCGTCCTGTTCCAGGACGATATGTCCCGGAAAACCCGCCGCCCAGTCCACATCCTTTCCGGCAAAGGCGCGCAGCCGGGCAGGATCGGGGGCGCCGTCGCCATCCGCGTCAAGCCGCGCATCCTCGATCATCATCAGGCTGTAGAATTCGTCATAGGTCCAGGTGACCCGAACCGCCTCGAGCCGGCCGGACCGGCCGAAGATCAGCGCGGCATCGGCGTCGATGAACACATGGGGATGCGCCGATGCCGGCAGGGCGGCCGACAGCAAGGCCATGGCCGCCGCAACAAGTCGGGACGCCGCCCGACGAACGCTGCCGTGAATCACCGCTGGCCCCCGAACGGGCGGGCATCGCCTTCCAAGGCGACAAGGGCGCGCGACGGCCTGGCGAGGGAAGCTGGGGAGATCATGATGCGCGATATTACCGACTGCCCCGGTCCGGGGCAAGCGCGCCCCGCCGGGATGTCGTCCACGTGATCGGCTGGCCGGTTCGGATTGCGGTTCGGATTGCAGGGGGCAACCGGATTCAGATGAGATTGAGAATGATTTGCACTTGCAATCGGATTGCGCTTGCCTTTTCCTAGATGAGACCAAATCGCAACTGATGGGAAAGGAATTGCAATGTCCTTCGGGATGGCACGACTTCTTCAAGCAACGGCGGCCATGGCGCTGATGGCCGGCCCGGCCCTGGCCGAGGACAGGATGAAGGTGGTCACCACTTTCACCGTGCTGGCGGATATGGCCAGCCATGTCGCCGGGGACGCGGCCGAGGTGGTTTCGATCACCAAGCCGGGCGCCGAGATCCATGGCTATGAACCCACGCCGCAGGACATCATCCGGTCCGGGGACGCCGACCTTGTCCTTTGGAACGGCCTGAACCTCGAACTCTGGTTCGAGCAGTTCCTGGACCAG contains:
- a CDS encoding ATP-binding cassette domain-containing protein; translation: MTASGRPTMGKARYGQAFASSAQDGRVVCHDMHTRRDGAPRGRHCALRGQRAVVPVGTIPLPGFGDVSRGQPPPRRTPDRIALELVAVCHCHIRSPFWRASLFEDRNGTGTGPHQLSGGQQQRVALARSLVTDPAILLLEEPLGALDKSLRESMQFELREIQKKLGITAILVTHNQEEALTMSDRIAVMSTRRVVQIGTPIEVYEQPRTRFVSEFLGTANILPGEVAEPVADGRWNTVIVFCLIAPLLTSIIMRTFGWTVLFARRGLINNWLVEWGLVARPLRIVDTELMVYVGLAHVLVPFMVLSMRVSDLLCMRDPVHASSKGSMHDDFQGTAGRTAEGSKAP
- a CDS encoding SCO family protein — encoded protein: MPRKTLRILRIALWGLVLLTGLAATRLFLPAPPDPQETLAAVDLGQGDYRLETTEGQPFTEASLKGQPSLVFFGFTHCPDVCPTTMGEIMGWKDDLGPLADGLKVWFVTVDPERDTPEVLRDYVSWLPGATGVTGSVEETAKALMAFRISARKVPLKDGGYSMDHSASVMLFDREGRYSQFFSYRDEPERVTTQLRRLLESQG
- a CDS encoding copper chaperone PCu(A)C, with amino-acid sequence MKHFLRNLMLGTVLAALPALALPAHAAHAEVQAGDLTVSGAFARATPPRAPVGGAYLTVTNHGATDDRLVSVTAPVGKAVQMHETAEKDGVMTMRELPDGLPIPAGAAVTMAPAGMHLMLVGLTEPLVEGDTLDMVLHFEKAGDVPVRFDILGIHARGRADRDHAAPAHSARHGPAAHEAQAKPPPEQGKAFAPFDGVPHVEED
- a CDS encoding copper resistance protein CopC, whose translation is MTRPFRLQILALVQILLLTMAGAVHAHAVLQSTAPADNALLGTAPESASLTFNEAVAPLAIRLIAPDGTESDLTDRVPGAQELVIPLPPLGQGTHVLSWRVASDDGHPIAGALVFSVGVVTGAAAAAPQGDPAVRAAIWLARFAMTSGLVLGVGGALFGAVAGLSGKARRPVGLAAWAGFVAAPAYLGLHGLDALGLGLGALFTAAPWAAAWGTSFGPSVALAMAAAALALLSLRFRGLAWIALALLAASHAASGHAGTAQPRWMTRPMVFLHLAALCFWIGALIPLALSLREGAAGLRRFSAAIPFAVILLLGSGLALAVVQLGRDPAQWLTPYGFILAAKLTLLAAIFALAGFNRWTLTAPALAGDGAAGKAMRRSIAAELLLALAILGLTAGWRFTPPPRALAQAHAAMPAAYGHLHSDQAMANLIVTPGAAGPVSVEIQVTDGDMAPLQPLAVTLSLSMPERGIEPMTRPAAARKGDEGVWLVPDLVLPLPGTWTVEVEIRLSRFQMATLGGTLDID
- a CDS encoding DUF1775 domain-containing protein, which encodes MFRKTVLAMTLATLASPVLAHATLEVQQAPVGSTYKAVLRVPHGCGDQATHTVRVQIPEGFYNVKPMPKPGWTLEVVKGAYEKPFENHGATLTEGVKEIVWSGGNLPNEFYDEFVFRGSFGKDLEPGSTFWFPAVQECANGEEAWIDTTGNPDADMPAPRLKLIEGAAH
- a CDS encoding DUF1007 family protein; this encodes MALLSAALPASAHPHVFIDADAALIFGRSGRLEAVRVTWTYDEFYSLMMIEDARLDADGDGAPDPARLRAFAGKDVDWAAGFPGHIVLEQDGRPVPLGRPKAHAAHYAQGRIITSHVRPLKKPVAVTAAHPVQLRLYDPEYFVAYDTPREPTVEGLSGCRVIRRLPETSGQEELLAALQELDFQADSLTIMSMADVGVSFAERFEVTCGAR